A single Triticum dicoccoides isolate Atlit2015 ecotype Zavitan chromosome 2A, WEW_v2.0, whole genome shotgun sequence DNA region contains:
- the LOC119356195 gene encoding protein NARROW LEAF 1 — MRPSDDRMQLSGLTQSEESSLDVEGHCSHHEAFPCSPSMQPVASGCVHTENSAAYFLWPTSNLQHCAAEGRANYFGNLQKGLLPILPGKLPKGQQANSLLDLMTIRAFHSKILKRFSLGTAVGFRITKGVLTETPAILVFVARKVHKKWLNPNQCLPAILAGPGGVWCDVDVVEFSYYGAPAQTPKEQMFSELVNKLCGSDEYIGSGSQVASQDTFGTLGAIVKRRTNNKQVGFLTNRHVAVDLDYPNQKMFHPLPPNLGPGVYLGAVERATSFITDDVWYGIYAGTNPETFVRADGAFIPFADDFDISTVTTIVREVGEIGDVKIIDLQCPIKSLIGRQVCKVGRSSGHTTGTVMAYALEYNDEKGICFFTDLLVVGENRQTFDLEGDSGSLIILTSQDGEKPRPIGIIWGGTANRGRIKLTSEYGPENWTTGVDLGRLLDRLELDLIINDESLKDAVQEQRKAFVAAINSAIGESSAVTVTAPEATPAEKVEEIFEPLGIQIQQLPRHDLASATTEGEGAANTPSDMEERQFISNFVGMSPVRRDHDARRSIANLNNPSEEELAMSLHLGDREPKRLRLDPESSLDLEKQPHPDPEPSLDLEERPCPDPEMMSLDLEKQPRPDPEPGLDLEKQPRSDPEPGLDLEKRLPADPEPSIDLEK, encoded by the exons ATGAGGCCTTCAGATGACAGGATGCAGCTCTCAGGTTTGACGCAGTCGGAAGAGTCATCGCTTGACGTGGAGGGGCATTGCTCTCACCACGAGGCATTTCCTTGTTCTCCATCGATGCAACCAGTTGCTTCTGGGTGCGTGCACACAGAAAATAGCGCGGCATACTTCTTATGGCCGACTTCAAACCTGCAGCATTGTGCGGCGGAGGGACGGGCAAACTACTTTGGGAACCTCCAGAAAGGATTGCTGCCGATACTCCCTGGAAAGTTGCCCAAGGGTCAGCAAGCAAATAGCTTGCTCGACTTGATGACCATAAGAGCTTTCCACAGCAAGATATTGAAGCGTTTCAGTCTCGGAACCGCAGTGGGCTTCCGCATAACAAAAGGGGTTCTCACAGAAACCCCCGCCATTCTTGTCTTCGTTGCTCGAAAGGTTCACAAGAAATGGCTTAATCCGAACCAATGCCTTCCTGCGATTCTTGCG GGTCCAGGAGGTGTTTGGTGTGATGTCGATGTCGTAGAATTTTCATACTATGGTGCACCGGCTCAAACACCTAAAGAACAGATGTTTAGTGAGCTTGTTAATAAGCTGTGTGGCAGTGACGAATATATTGGTTCAGGCTCTCAG GTTGCAAGCCAGGATACGTTTGGAACTTTGGGTGCAATTGTGAAACGACGCACCAACAACAAGCAAGTTGGTTTCCTCACGAACCGACATGTTGCAGTTGATTTGGACTATCCTAACCAGAAGATGTTTCACCCGTTGCCGCCGAATCTTGGGCCTGGTGTTTATCTTGGGGCTGTCGAGAGGGCAACATCTTTCATCACAGATGATGTTTGGTATGGAATTTATGCTGGAACAAACCCAG AGACATTTGTACGAGCTGACGGTGCATTCATCCCATTTGCTGATGACTTTGACATTTCCACAGTCACAACTATAGTTAGGGAAGTCGGTGAGATTGGGGATGTTAAGATTATAGATCTGCAGTGTCCTATCAAGAGCCTCATCGGGAGGCAAGTTTGCAAAGTCGGCAGAAGCTCTGGTCACACAACTGGGACTGTGATGGCATATGCCCTTGAGTACAATGATGAGAAAGGAATATGCTTCTTCACTGACCTCCTCGTCGTTGGTGAGAACCGCCAAACATTTGATTTGGAGGGTGACAGCGGAAGCCTTATTATCCTGACCAGCCAGGATGGGGAGAAGCCACGTCCTATTGGGATAATATGGGGTGGCACAGCAAACCGTGGGAGGATAAAGCTCACAAGTGAGTATGGCCCTGAAAACTGGACCACAGGGGTTGATCTTGGCCGCCTTCTTGATCGTCTAGAACTTGATCTTATAATAAACGACGAATCGCTCAAAG ATGCTGTGCAGGAGCAAAGAAAAGCCTTTGTGGCTGCAATTAACTCTGCTATTGGGGAGTCCTCTGCGGTGACTGTTACTGCCCCAGAAGCCACCCCGGCAGAGAAGGTTGAAGAGATCTTTGAGCCTCTTGGGATCCAAATTCAGCAGCTGCCTCGTCATGACCTGGCAAGCGCCACAACCGAAGGGGAGGGCGCAGCCAACACACCCTCCGACATGGAAGAGCGTCAGTTCATCTCGAACTTCGTTGGCATGTCTCCCGTGCGCCGTGACCACGATGCTCGGAGGAGCATCGCCAACCTGAACAACCCGTCAGAGGAAGAGCTCGCCATGTCGCTGCACCTAGGCGACCGGGAGCCCAAGCGGCTCCGTCTGGACCCGGAGTCCAGCCTGGACCTTGAAAAACAGCCTCATCCGGACCCGGAACCGAGCCTGGACCTGGAGGAGCGACCTTGTCCAGACCCAGAAATGATGAGCCTAGACCTGGAGAAGCAGCCTCGTCCGGACCCGGAACCGGGCCTGGACCTGGAGAAGCAGCCTCGCTCGGACCCGGAACCGGGCCTGGACCTGGAGAAGCGCCTTCCAGCCGACCCGGAGCCGAGCATAGACCTGGAGAAATGA